The proteins below are encoded in one region of Oncorhynchus kisutch isolate 150728-3 linkage group LG14, Okis_V2, whole genome shotgun sequence:
- the LOC116353353 gene encoding protein RD3-like codes for MPLFSWMKWLRAEGEQAQDEGTSAKSTGVLPSCTLIRELLWHVEERERLAREVEREHRLAHNTVGYPHWLQSYPRLRTLIPASERHQLERLCAQIQPIQTATVLSRFREVLASNNILPWELVYVFKQVLRDFLNKEEGEEEEEHLPQPALLGPMEEWTNRYQMKQGFVTPTVPDCGEPLREEIPTISGYVDRTMRGSSPFTAHRDWDLPYYYRHPVPHNSPEAYSTML; via the exons ATGCCCCTATTCAGCTGGATGAAATGGTTgcgtgctgaaggagaacaggCTCAAGATGAGGGGACGTCTGCTAAGTCCACAGGGGTATTACCCAGCTGTACATTGATCAGGGAGCTGCTGTGGCACGTGGAGGAGAGGGAGCGCCTGGCACGGGAGGTGGAGCGGGAACACAGGTTGGCCCACAACACCGTGGGATACCCCCACTGGCTTCAGAGCTACCCAAGGTTACGTACGCTGATCCCCGCATCGGAGCGTCACCAGTTGGAGCGTTTGTGTGCCCAAATCCAGCCCATACAGACCGCCACGGTGCTCTCCAG GTTCCGAGAGGTGCTGGCCAGCAACAACATCCTGCCCTGGGAGCTGGTGTACGTCTTCAAGCAGGTGCTGAGAGACTTCCTCAACAAAGAggaaggggaagaagaggaggagcatCTGCCGCAGCCAGCACTGCTTGGGCCAATGGAGGAATGGACCAACCGATACCAAATGAAGCAGGGCTTTGTCACACCCACCGTGCCGGACTGTGGTGAGCCCCTGAGAGAGGAGATCCCAACCATCTCTGGATATGTGGACCGTACTATGAGAGGCTCTAGTCCTTTCACTGCCCATAGGGACTGGGACCTTCCCTACTACTACCGTCACCCAGTGCCACACAACTCCCCAGAGGCCTACAGCACCATGCTGTGA